From one Rhodovulum sp. ES.010 genomic stretch:
- a CDS encoding DUF3445 domain-containing protein, producing MTGDAPLLTLGRLVQEDFCLMERRGGAHVLTGAILCFPASWMLAEKMGRLLDAIHGPVPHYDAALAARVNRLFAGLRPGRLLWRANAHFYADPALFQPRPESAPRAKVQGPAPWLRSERQVLARLPRTQAVVFSIHTYVVARESLDAAQRAALAAHPIGFDPARPAASD from the coding sequence TTGACCGGGGACGCGCCGCTGCTGACGTTGGGGCGCCTCGTGCAGGAGGATTTCTGCCTGATGGAGAGGCGGGGCGGCGCCCATGTGCTGACCGGGGCGATCCTGTGCTTTCCCGCAAGCTGGATGCTTGCCGAAAAGATGGGCCGGCTGCTCGACGCGATCCATGGGCCGGTGCCGCACTACGATGCGGCGCTCGCCGCGCGGGTGAACCGGCTTTTCGCGGGCCTGCGGCCGGGGCGCCTGCTGTGGCGGGCGAACGCGCATTTCTACGCGGATCCGGCGTTGTTCCAGCCCCGTCCGGAGTCCGCGCCGCGCGCCAAGGTGCAGGGACCCGCGCCGTGGCTGCGCAGCGAGCGACAGGTTCTGGCGCGCCTGCCGCGCACGCAAGCGGTGGTGTTCTCGATCCACACCTACGTGGTCGCGCGAGAAAGCTTGGACGCCGCGCAGCGGGCCGCGCTCGCGGCCCATCCCATCGGGTTCGACCCGGCGCGCCCGGCGGCTTCCGACTGA
- a CDS encoding bifunctional alpha/beta hydrolase/OsmC family protein, with product MEKIIFAGHDGHSLAARLDRPAGAVRAAALFAHCFTCGKDIHAARRIAGRLNALGFAVLRFDFTGLGQSDGAFEDTTFTSNVTDIVAAARHMDSMGLAPGLLIGHSLGGAAVLKAARQIDSVRAVATLGAPAHPEHVTKHLQSAEAGPDGVREITLGGRRLRVGPDFLDDVATESLEGAIRDLKRAILVMHAPRDEIVGIDNATEIFTRAKHPKSFVTLDSSDHLISSAEDAEYAAGVIAAWAQRYLDLPAPAAPADAPEGVVRVTEADPEGFQQDVVSGRHHLTADEPAAFGGTDRGLSPYGLLAAALGACTAMTVRMYARRKRWPLTDIRVDVAHDKLHARDAEAGAGQKVDRFHRAVCLAGELDQDQRARLMQVADRCPVHQTLERASEIVTERA from the coding sequence ATGGAGAAAATCATCTTCGCAGGGCATGACGGCCACTCCCTCGCCGCCCGCCTCGACCGGCCCGCGGGCGCGGTGCGGGCGGCCGCGCTCTTTGCCCACTGCTTCACCTGCGGCAAGGACATCCACGCCGCGCGCCGCATCGCCGGGCGGCTGAACGCGCTGGGATTCGCGGTGCTGCGGTTCGACTTCACCGGGCTCGGCCAATCCGACGGCGCGTTCGAGGACACGACCTTCACCTCGAACGTTACCGATATCGTGGCCGCCGCGCGCCACATGGACAGCATGGGGCTCGCGCCGGGCCTGCTGATCGGGCATTCGCTGGGCGGCGCGGCGGTGCTGAAGGCGGCGCGACAGATCGACTCGGTGCGGGCAGTGGCGACACTCGGCGCGCCGGCCCATCCCGAACACGTCACGAAGCACCTGCAAAGCGCGGAAGCGGGTCCGGACGGCGTGCGCGAGATCACGCTGGGCGGGCGGCGACTGCGGGTCGGGCCGGACTTCCTCGACGACGTCGCGACAGAAAGCCTGGAGGGCGCGATTCGCGATCTCAAGCGCGCGATCCTGGTGATGCACGCGCCGCGCGACGAGATCGTCGGAATCGACAACGCAACCGAGATATTCACCCGCGCGAAACATCCCAAGAGCTTCGTCACGCTGGACAGCTCCGACCACCTGATTTCAAGCGCCGAAGACGCCGAGTACGCGGCGGGCGTCATCGCCGCCTGGGCACAGCGCTATCTCGACCTGCCCGCACCCGCCGCGCCGGCGGACGCCCCCGAAGGCGTGGTCCGCGTCACGGAGGCAGACCCGGAGGGCTTTCAGCAGGATGTGGTGTCTGGCCGCCACCACCTGACCGCAGACGAGCCCGCCGCCTTCGGCGGCACCGACCGCGGCCTTTCGCCCTATGGGCTTCTAGCCGCCGCGCTCGGGGCCTGCACCGCGATGACGGTTCGGATGTATGCCCGGCGCAAGCGCTGGCCACTAACCGATATCCGCGTGGACGTCGCCCATGACAAGCTGCATGCGCGGGACGCGGAGGCTGGCGCCGGGCAGAAGGTGGACCGGTTCCACAGGGCGGTCTGCCTGGCGGGGGAGCTCGATCAGGACCAGCGCGCGCGGTTGATGCAGGTCGCAGATCGCTGCCCGGTGCACCAGACGCTGGAACGGGCCTCCGAGATCGTGACCGAACGCGCCTGA